A single window of Chitinophaga sp. XS-30 DNA harbors:
- a CDS encoding 4Fe-4S dicluster domain-containing protein encodes MAIKITDECINCGACEPECPNNAIYEGGVEWALADGTTVKGSYTLMDGSEMDADQRNAPVSVDTYYIVPNKCTECQGFHEEPQCAAVCPVDCCVPDEMYQETVDELMEKKARLHL; translated from the coding sequence ATGGCAATTAAGATAACAGACGAGTGCATCAACTGCGGAGCGTGTGAACCGGAATGCCCGAATAATGCCATTTACGAAGGCGGAGTAGAATGGGCGCTGGCTGACGGAACAACAGTAAAAGGAAGCTATACCCTTATGGACGGTTCCGAAATGGATGCCGATCAGCGCAATGCCCCCGTAAGCGTGGATACTTATTACATCGTACCCAATAAATGTACTGAATGCCAGGGTTTTCATGAAGAGCCCCAGTGCGCCGCGGTTTGCCCGGTAGACTGCTGTGTACCGGACGAAATGTACCAGGAAACGGTAGATGAACTGATGGAAAAGAAAGCTCGTTTACACCTCTAA